In one Candidatus Acidulodesulfobacterium acidiphilum genomic region, the following are encoded:
- a CDS encoding mannose-1-phosphate guanylyltransferase/mannose-6-phosphate isomerase: MTNVILCGGNGTRLWPISRTYFPKQFYKLIGDMSLFQLTVLRNKDLCGDFIIVTNKDQYFIALDQLDEIGVKNRRFILEPAPRNTAAAVALSCLDAAENGSDLVFVTPSDHLIKNEDAYKNIIDTARDEAMKGGIVMFGIKPAYPETGYGYIEAGMPLKTGNAAISPVLSFKEKPDKETAAKYISEKNFYWNSGMLMCRPEILLKELKSLCPTIYENSGEAYKNASKDDGMIRLKEADMLKIEENSIDFALLEKTKSVKVVESDIDWSDLGNFDSIYNELEKDENNNAVSSKEDVVGINSKNNLIMSGGKMIAAIDIEDLIVVNTDDAILISKKGSSQNVKKVVDELKNRNSELHTHHLTVHRPWGSYTVLLESPLYKLKKISVKPSAKLSLQKHFHRSEHWIVTSGTALVTVGDKETLLRANESTYIPVGFVHRLENPGLIPLVIIEAQVGEYLKEDDIVRFEDIYNRNII, from the coding sequence TTGACGAACGTTATCTTATGCGGAGGAAACGGAACGAGGCTGTGGCCTATTTCGAGGACTTATTTCCCCAAGCAGTTTTATAAACTTATAGGAGATATGTCTTTGTTTCAGCTTACCGTATTAAGAAACAAAGATTTATGCGGCGATTTCATAATCGTAACCAATAAAGACCAGTATTTCATCGCGCTCGACCAGCTCGATGAAATCGGCGTTAAGAACCGCAGGTTTATTTTAGAGCCTGCTCCAAGAAATACCGCTGCGGCCGTCGCGCTGTCATGCTTAGACGCCGCCGAAAACGGTTCGGATTTGGTTTTCGTTACCCCGTCCGACCATCTCATAAAAAACGAAGACGCTTATAAAAATATTATAGATACCGCGCGGGACGAAGCCATGAAAGGCGGCATCGTTATGTTCGGCATTAAGCCGGCGTACCCCGAAACCGGTTACGGCTACATAGAAGCCGGAATGCCCTTAAAAACCGGAAATGCCGCAATATCGCCTGTTTTGTCTTTTAAAGAAAAACCCGATAAAGAAACCGCAGCGAAATATATTTCGGAAAAGAATTTTTACTGGAACAGCGGAATGCTGATGTGCAGACCAGAAATACTGCTTAAGGAGCTTAAGTCCCTGTGCCCAACAATTTACGAAAATTCAGGGGAGGCTTATAAAAACGCGTCTAAGGACGACGGCATGATAAGGCTCAAAGAAGCTGATATGCTTAAAATAGAAGAAAATTCTATAGATTTTGCCCTTCTGGAAAAGACTAAATCGGTTAAGGTCGTAGAATCAGATATAGACTGGTCAGACCTGGGAAATTTCGATTCTATTTATAACGAGCTGGAAAAAGACGAAAATAATAACGCCGTAAGTTCGAAAGAAGATGTCGTAGGCATTAACTCCAAAAACAATCTTATAATGTCCGGCGGTAAAATGATTGCCGCTATAGATATAGAAGATTTAATAGTTGTTAATACCGACGATGCTATTTTAATTTCTAAGAAAGGTTCTTCGCAGAACGTTAAAAAAGTCGTAGATGAATTAAAAAATAGAAATTCCGAACTTCACACCCATCATCTTACCGTCCACAGGCCTTGGGGCTCATATACCGTTTTGCTCGAATCCCCCCTTTATAAGCTTAAAAAGATTTCGGTAAAACCCAGCGCGAAACTTTCGCTTCAAAAGCATTTTCACAGGTCTGAGCACTGGATAGTAACTAGCGGAACCGCCCTTGTTACCGTCGGCGATAAAGAAACGCTTTTAAGAGCCAACGAATCTACCTATATACCTGTGGGTTTCGTCCACAGGCTCGAAAATCCGGGTTTGATACCGCTGGTTATAATAGAAGCGCAGGTGGGTGAATATCTTAAAGAAGACGACATAGTGAGATTTGAAGATATCTATAATAGAAATATAATATAA